In the Nerophis ophidion isolate RoL-2023_Sa linkage group LG01, RoL_Noph_v1.0, whole genome shotgun sequence genome, one interval contains:
- the LOC133549573 gene encoding gastrula zinc finger protein XlCGF57.1-like gives MDDYCYAKMATSCQRESERQSPTEIKTEDEDVQQLMGNPEEVSPQSGGSSTLKQETPQPPCIKKEEEELCITQEGECLLGREEADYTKFPLTVVSVKTEDDEEKPQVDNLLAPLSDSEAEDKLEEPVSSDTDCEDIQLLSRHSEELSPQSSTLKQETPQPPCIKKGEEELCITQEGECLLGREEADFTELPLTIVSVKTEDDKEKPQVDNLLAPLSGSEAEDKVEEPLSSNTGCEGDVRTHTDKHLDRSKKKRVKTCLSCSVCAKNFKRKSLLAEHMRTHTGEKPFQCSVCGITFSQKSSLTQHMRMHTGEKPFHCSVCGESFPRNSYLTSHMRTHTGEKSFNCSICLKSFTTKNSLTQHMRIHAGEYPFNCSVCGKSFFVKGNLTQHMKTHTGIKPFVCSVCGNSFVYRQSLNRHIMTHSEDKRFSCSVCCKRFHQNSDAVRHTRTHKVE, from the exons acgtccagcagctgatgggtaatccagaagaagtttcccctcagtcaggggggagctccactttgaagcaggagactccacaaccaccctgcattaaaaaggaagaggaggaactctgcatcactcaggagggagagtgtcttctaggacgagaggaagctgattacacTAAGTtcccactgactgttgtctctgtgaagactgaagatgatgaagagaaaccacaagtagacaacctcttagctcctctatcagatagtgaggctgaagacaAGCTTGAAGAACCtgtgagcagcgatacagactgtgaag acatccagcTGCTGAGTCGGCATTCAGAAGAACTTTCCCCTCagagctccactttgaagcaggagactccacaaccaccctgcattaaaaagggagaggaggaactctgcatcactcaggagggagagtgtcttctaggacgagaggaagctgatttcacCGAGTTGCCACTGActattgtctctgtgaagactgaagatgataaagagaaaccacaagtagacaacctcttagctccactatcaggtAGTGAGGCTGAAGACAAGGTTGAAGAACCTTTGAGCAGCAATACAGGCTGTGAAGGCGATGTGAGGACTCACACCGACAAACACCTTGATCGCTCTAAAAAGAAGAGAGTTAAAAcatgtttgagttgctcagtTTGTGCTAAAAACTTTAAAAGAAAGAGCCTCTTAGCTgagcacatgagaacacacacaggagaaaaaccatttcAATGCTCAGTGTGCGGTATAACCTTTTCCCAAAAGAGCAGTTTGACACAACATATGAGAatgcacaccggagaaaaaccctttCATTGCTCAGTTTGTGGCGAGAGCTTTCCTCGTAACAGCTATTTGACTtcacatatgagaacacacaccggagagaaaTCGTTTAATTGTTCGATTTGTCTAAAAAGCTTTACTACAAAGAAcagtttgactcaacacatgagaatacacgcAGGAGAGTATCCATTCAATTGTTCAGTTTGCGGGAAAAGCTTTTTTGTGAAGGGCAATTTGACTcagcacatgaaaacacacacaggaaTAAAACCATTTGTTTGTTCCGTTTGCGGTAACAGCTTTGTTTACAGACAAAGTCTTAACCGACACATAATGACCCACTCGGAGGACAAACGCTTCAGTTGTTCAGTGTGCTGTAAAAGGTTCCATCAGAATTCTGACGCAGTCAGACACACAAGAACACATAAGGTAGAATAA